A stretch of Pristis pectinata isolate sPriPec2 chromosome 26, sPriPec2.1.pri, whole genome shotgun sequence DNA encodes these proteins:
- the cplane2 gene encoding ciliogenesis and planar polarity effector 2 — protein MAVIVKSGSLVTANWLNSVEAREYLASILRKNKRKVFGLLERPVLSPQSAPDIASYKIFVSGKSGVGKTAAIAKFAGVEIPSLHHETTGIQTRTVYWPGKLVESGRVIMFRFQFWDCGEASLKKFDHILAACKDKADAVLFLFSFTDRSSFDDLPSQMSRILHDSEKIVKIIIGTKFDQYMHTDVTEREVRAFQQTWHLPVFKIKSVNGPRLSDGKTLDGKAGLLEVEHILNGMAEQLWYQDQVTAGLAPALHHR, from the exons ATGGCAGTTATTGTGAAATCAGGATCTCTAGTAACAGCCAACTGGCTTAACTCAGTGGAAGCCCGGGAATATCTGGCTAGCATCTTGCGCAAAAACAAGAGAAAAGTGTTTG GATTACTTGAGCGACCAGTGCTCTCCCCACAGTCTGCACCGGATATTGCCAGTTACAAGATCTTTGTGTCTGGGAAGAGCGGTGTAGGAAAAACAGCAGCAATTGCTAAGTTTGCTGGTGTAGAAATCCCCAGCCTTCATCATGAGACCACAG GAATTCAGACAAGGACAGTTTATTGGCCAGGAAAGCTGGTGGAGAGTGGCCGTGTGATCATGTTTCGGTTTCAGTTCTGGGACTGCGGTGAAGCCTCCCTGAAGAAGTTTGACCACATTCTTGCT gCCTGCAAGGACAAGGCTGATGCAGTCTTGTTCTTGTTCTCTTTCACTGATCGCTCATCATTTGACGATTTACCTAGCCAAATGTCACGCATCCTGCACGATTCTGAGAAGATTGTGAAAATTATTATTGGCACAAA ATTTGACCAATACATGCACACCGATGTCACAGAGAGGGAAGTTCGTGCTTTCCAGCAGACGTGGCACTTGCCTGTCTTCAAAATTAAGAGTGTCAATGGTCCACGGTTGTCAGATGGAAAAACTCTTGATGGCAAAGCAGGACTTCTGGAGGTAGAGCACATACTGAATGGAATGGCTGAACAACTCTGGTACCAAGATCAAGTGACAGCAGGACTTGCCCCTGCTCTGCACCACCGCTGA